In Eleutherodactylus coqui strain aEleCoq1 chromosome 11, aEleCoq1.hap1, whole genome shotgun sequence, a single window of DNA contains:
- the COMMD9 gene encoding COMM domain-containing protein 9: MTGEMAVLPESVFPSLQLLLKASSKDVIQKLCRDAFPRSAAGSIPLIDSVSSNLSVPAEEAAQVVQAVHSLTRHVVYKGLTSAEQILSVFPDDFHQNLKNLLTKIILENVSAWRSEAQNTSISLPRLVDMDWRVDIKTSSDSVTRMAVPTCLLKMKIQEDTGLCGLEPATSTLTMELSKETLDTMLDGLGRIRDQLSAVANK, from the exons ATGACGGGAGAGATGGCGGTGCTGCCGGAAAGTGTGTTCCCCAGTCTGCAGCTTTTGCTGAAG GCCTCCTCCAAGGATGTGATACAGAAGCTCTGCAGAGACGCCTTCCCACGGTCCGCCGCCGGCTCCATCCCACTGATTGACAGCGTGTCGTCCAACCTGTCGGTCCCCGCAGAGGAGGCGGCTCAG GTGGTACAGGCGGTGCACTCCCTCACCCGCCACGTGGTGTACAAGGGTCTGACCTCCGCAGAGCAGATTCTCTCCGTGTTCCCGGATGACTTTCACCAGAACCTGAAGAACCTCTTGACCAAAATAATCTTGGAGAACGT ATCCGCTTGGAGAAGTGAAGCGCAGAACACAAGCA TCTCATTGCCACGCCTGGTGGATATGGACTGGAGGGTGGATATCAAGACCTCGTCGGACTCTGTCACTAGAATGGCCGTGCCCACCTGTCTGCTGAAGATGAAG ATCCAGGAGGACACGGGTCTCTGCGGCCTGGAACCAGCGACCTCCACACTGACCATGGAGCTCAGCAAAGAAACCTTGGACACCATGCTGGATGGACTGGGGCGGATAAGGGACCAGCTGTCTGCCGTGGCTAACAAGTAG